A single region of the Gossypium arboreum isolate Shixiya-1 chromosome 12, ASM2569848v2, whole genome shotgun sequence genome encodes:
- the LOC108478376 gene encoding uncharacterized protein LOC108478376: protein MSGDNFTDGIPKVRPVLGDISNRSVKRGFSSISEKLGFDSQEEADSQFAKQVRIGVETIIKEKSQKPEFEPNPNFLLSCCGDIDILKEDLVSVNDKFSEAKEGFELSDSDDTLEEGQGVAEVGCTLNENCRNGGEDLGFGRLASSEGGCIEWWRLPKSSSQSSRSFELERCLGLKIGGVNLNADSILKACTCSFCLKAAYIWSDLHYQDIKGRIAVLKKSQKEARILVQKSGRGKQNDMNSQGNANKSSKLESDLTSQWRSLFLNMEDIFVHEGNQLQASYTALKDLREDCKMDLERITGMPSEK, encoded by the exons ATGAGCGGAGACAATTTTACGGACGGGATACCCAAAGTCCGTCCGGTTTTGGGTGACATTTCAAATCGATCAGTTAAAAGAGGGTTTTCGTCGATTTCGGAAAAGTTAGGGTTTGATTCTCAAGAAGAAGCAGATTCGCAATTTGCAAAGCAAGTTCGTATAGGTGTAGAAACAATTATCAAAGAGAAATCTCAAAAACCCGAATTTGAACCAAACCCTAATTTTTTGCTTAGTTGTTGTGGTGACATTGACATATTAAAAGAGGATTTAGTGTCGGTCAATGACAAATTTAGTGAGGCTAAAGAAGGGTTTGAATTGTCTGATAGTGATGATACGTTAGAAGAAGGTCAAGGTGTTGCGGAAGTAGGGTGTACATTGAATGAGAATTGTAGGAATGGGGGTGAGGATTTGGGCTTCGGTAGACTGGCATCGAGTGAAGGTGGGTGTATTGAGTGGTGGAGGTTGCCGAAGTCGTCCTCGCAGAGTTCTAGATCATTTGAGTTGGAGAGGTGTCTGGGACTCAAGATTGGTGGTGTGAATTTGAATGCCGATAGCATCCTCAAAGCTTGCACTTGTTCTTTTTGCTTGAAAG CTGCTTACATTTGGTCGGACCTTCATTATCAGGATATCAAGGGTCGAATAGCTG TTTTGAAGAAAAGTCAGAAAGAAGCAAGAATTTTAGTTCAGAAAAGTGGCAGGGGGAAACAAAATGACATGAATAGCCAGGGAAATGCCAATAAATCTTCAAAATTAGAATCTGACCTCACTAGTCAGTGGAGATCACTCTTTCTTAACATGGAGGATATATTTGTCCATGAAGGCAACCAGCTT CAAGCCAGTTACACTGCACTAAAAGATTTGAGGGAGGATTGTAAGATGGATCTGGAGCGAATAACAGGGATGCCTTCAGAGAAATAG